TCGTGCCCGGCGTCGGCGAGCGCGGCGGACAGTTCCGCGACGTGCGTGTTCTGGCCGCCGGCGTCCTCCCCTCCGAGGATGGCGAGCGGGCTGGCGTGCTCCGAGATCATCGCGATCCGCATACTTCCTCCTCCAGCAGCCGGTCCCAGTCAGCGAGGAAACGGTCGAGGCCGTACCTGTCCCGCGCGGCCGTCCGTGCCGCCGCGCCGGCCTGACGCGCGGCCGCCGGCTCGGCGATGAACCGGCGGGCGGCGTCGAGCAGGGTGTCCATCCGGGTGGCGAGGGCCCCCGCCGCCGGGGGCACCGCCGTCACCGCCTCGGTGGTGGCGAGCGCGACGACCGGCATGCCGATCGCCATCGCCTCGATCAGGCTGAGCCCGAGCGAGGTCCACCGGCACAGGTGCAGGTACGCGCGCCGCCGGGCCAGTTCGGCGTGCATCCGGTTCTGGGGTACGTCGTCGTGGCTGGTGAGCCGGTCGGCGGGCAGGCCGAGGTGGTCGGCGAGGCCGGCGACGCCCATGCCGAACACGTCCAGCGGAGCGATCTCGGCGAACCGGGGCAGCAGGTCGGTGCCGGTGACCCGGCCCCGCCGTAC
Above is a window of Micromonospora coriariae DNA encoding:
- a CDS encoding glycosyltransferase family protein; protein product: MNILLWHVHGSWTTSFVHGGHRYLIPTTPDRGPYGLGRARTYPWPDSAVEVAPADLLGAGVDLVILQRPEEVDLAEEWLGRRPGRDVPAIYVEHNTPKGDVPNTRHPMADRDDLLIAHVTGFNQIFWDTGASRTTVVDHGIVAPAVSYTGELDRLAVVINEPVRRGRVTGTDLLPRFAEIAPLDVFGMGVAGLADHLGLPADRLTSHDDVPQNRMHAELARRRAYLHLCRWTSLGLSLIEAMAIGMPVVALATTEAVTAVPPAAGALATRMDTLLDAARRFIAEPAAARQAGAAARTAARDRYGLDRFLADWDRLLEEEVCGSR